Proteins from a single region of Methanoculleus taiwanensis:
- the nifE gene encoding nitrogenase iron-molybdenum cofactor biosynthesis protein NifE, with protein MPAEPTACIDERQFSIMTTGKNKSRIHCADDSLAGAVSQRACVYSGARVVLNPVTDAVHLVHGPIGCAAYTWDIRGSLSSGSEMFRQSFSTDLKERDVVFGGEAKLIACIDEAVEKYNPPAIFVYATCVVGLIGDDIVAVCKEASQRHGIDVIPVESSGFISGNKIVGYRAAGEALLTLIRPKDGAVVEKTRKINFLGEYNLGGEKWLVERYLREMGIEINVAFTGDSTVAALKRAPGACLNLVQCSGSMHWVAMSLEKEYGIPYIDVNFFGAENTAESLRKIARFYGDEEIVHRTEALIEREMERVRPVIEKYRKKLAGKRAAIYVGGAFKALAIIRQMQELGMEVMFTGTQTGKPEDYEQIGTIVSEGTVVIDDANPAEIEKFLLEKDVDMMAGGVKERFLAHKLGVGFVDHNHDRKDGLAGFDGAIRFAREVYATTCSPVWERVKQDPFEEAQE; from the coding sequence ATGCCTGCCGAGCCTACGGCATGCATTGACGAAAGACAGTTCTCCATCATGACCACGGGAAAAAACAAAAGCCGCATTCACTGCGCTGATGACAGTCTGGCCGGGGCCGTGAGCCAGCGTGCCTGCGTATATTCCGGGGCGAGGGTGGTCTTAAATCCGGTGACGGATGCGGTCCACCTCGTCCACGGGCCTATCGGGTGTGCGGCGTACACGTGGGATATCCGCGGCAGTCTGTCCAGTGGCTCGGAGATGTTTCGGCAGAGTTTTTCCACCGACTTGAAAGAGAGGGACGTGGTCTTTGGTGGAGAGGCGAAACTTATCGCCTGTATCGACGAAGCCGTCGAGAAGTATAATCCTCCGGCGATATTCGTCTACGCAACCTGCGTCGTCGGATTGATCGGCGACGACATCGTTGCCGTCTGCAAGGAAGCGTCGCAGAGACACGGCATTGACGTTATCCCGGTGGAGTCCAGCGGCTTTATCTCGGGAAACAAGATCGTCGGCTATCGGGCGGCAGGGGAAGCCCTGCTCACGTTGATCCGCCCGAAAGACGGAGCGGTCGTGGAAAAAACGCGCAAGATCAATTTCCTTGGGGAATACAACCTGGGCGGCGAGAAGTGGCTCGTCGAGCGCTACCTCCGGGAGATGGGCATCGAGATCAATGTGGCCTTCACCGGGGACTCGACCGTTGCAGCCCTGAAGAGGGCGCCCGGAGCATGCTTAAACCTGGTGCAGTGCAGCGGTTCCATGCACTGGGTGGCGATGAGTCTGGAGAAAGAGTACGGCATCCCGTACATCGACGTGAACTTCTTCGGCGCGGAGAACACCGCTGAGAGCCTCCGAAAGATCGCCCGGTTCTACGGAGACGAAGAGATCGTGCACCGGACGGAGGCGCTCATCGAACGAGAGATGGAGAGGGTCAGGCCGGTCATAGAGAAGTACCGGAAGAAACTGGCCGGTAAGCGGGCGGCGATCTATGTGGGCGGCGCCTTCAAGGCGCTCGCCATCATCCGCCAGATGCAGGAACTCGGCATGGAGGTCATGTTCACCGGCACGCAGACCGGCAAGCCGGAAGACTACGAGCAGATCGGCACCATCGTCAGCGAGGGGACGGTCGTGATCGACGACGCGAACCCCGCCGAGATCGAGAAGTTCCTGCTCGAAAAAGATGTCGATATGATGGCCGGTGGCGTGAAGGAGCGTTTCCTTGCGCACAAACTGGGTGTTGGCTTCGTCGACCACAATCACGACCGAAAAGACGGTCTTGCCGGGTTCGACGGAGCGATCCGGTTCGCCCGCGAGGTCTATGCCACCACCTGCTCCCCGGTCTGGGAACGGGTGAAGCAAGACCCCTTTGAGGAGGCACAGGAATGA
- a CDS encoding nitrogenase component 1, with protein MLECTPKEPLPKDARTTGSINPIKTCQPVGALYAALGIHGCLPHSHGSQGCCSYHRMALSRHFHEPAMASTSSFTEGASVFGGAANLKTSIKNVFAIYNPEIIAVHTTCLSETIGDDMPTIIKQSEIPEGKYVIHANTPSYHGSHVTGFSNMCKGIVSYLAESDGNPKKERANIFPGFTNPGDMREIKRIVTEMGVPSIMYPDTTGVMDSPVRKTYEMFPRGGATIEAIQDSGNSKMTLSLGAWSSDEAAATLQSKCGVPGVPLRIPIGVKATDDLIMAVKKGFGVDVPEPLEVERGQVIDTLIDIHYQYEGKTVAVFGDPDIVIPLVEFLITMGMIPKYVLTGTPGGKFEKIVNGMLEEAGIEGSRVKAEGDLFDLHQWIKEESVDLLIGNAHGKYIARAEDIPLVRVGFPVFDRAVHPLMPIVGYRGCLRLIEMISNVLLDRRDRDCLDEDYELIL; from the coding sequence ATGCTCGAATGCACACCAAAAGAGCCTCTCCCCAAAGATGCACGCACGACAGGAAGTATCAACCCGATAAAGACGTGTCAGCCGGTCGGTGCACTGTATGCAGCCCTCGGCATCCACGGTTGTCTCCCGCACAGCCACGGGTCGCAGGGGTGCTGTTCGTACCACCGGATGGCGTTGTCCAGGCACTTCCACGAGCCTGCGATGGCCTCGACGAGTTCCTTCACCGAAGGGGCGTCAGTATTCGGCGGCGCTGCAAACCTGAAGACCTCGATAAAGAATGTGTTCGCGATCTACAATCCGGAGATCATCGCAGTCCACACCACGTGCCTCAGCGAGACCATCGGGGACGACATGCCGACCATCATCAAGCAGTCGGAGATCCCCGAAGGGAAGTACGTCATCCACGCCAACACACCGAGTTACCATGGTTCGCACGTCACCGGGTTTTCGAACATGTGCAAGGGGATCGTATCCTACCTTGCAGAGTCGGACGGCAATCCGAAGAAGGAGCGGGCGAACATATTCCCGGGATTTACGAACCCCGGGGATATGCGGGAGATCAAGAGGATCGTAACCGAGATGGGTGTCCCCTCGATCATGTATCCCGACACCACGGGCGTGATGGACTCGCCGGTGCGCAAGACCTACGAGATGTTCCCCCGGGGCGGTGCGACGATCGAGGCGATACAAGACTCGGGCAATTCGAAGATGACCCTCTCGCTCGGCGCATGGTCGTCGGATGAGGCGGCGGCAACTCTCCAGTCGAAGTGCGGAGTGCCTGGCGTCCCCCTCAGGATCCCGATCGGGGTCAAGGCGACCGACGACCTGATCATGGCGGTGAAGAAAGGGTTCGGGGTAGACGTGCCCGAACCCCTCGAAGTCGAGAGAGGGCAGGTCATCGACACCCTGATCGACATCCACTACCAGTACGAAGGGAAGACAGTAGCGGTATTCGGGGACCCGGACATCGTGATCCCGCTCGTAGAGTTCCTCATCACGATGGGCATGATACCGAAGTACGTCCTGACGGGAACGCCGGGCGGCAAGTTCGAGAAGATCGTAAACGGTATGCTCGAAGAAGCGGGTATCGAAGGAAGCAGGGTCAAAGCCGAGGGAGACCTCTTCGATCTCCACCAGTGGATCAAGGAAGAATCGGTGGACCTCCTCATCGGCAACGCACACGGCAAGTACATCGCACGCGCCGAGGATATCCCCCTGGTTCGGGTCGGCTTTCCCGTATTCGACCGGGCTGTGCACCCGTTGATGCCGATCGTCGGCTACCGGGGGTGTCTCCGGCTGATTGAGATGATCAGTAACGTGCTGCTCGATCGCCGTGACCGCGACTGCCTCGACGAAGACTACGAACTGATACTGTAA